The uncultured Hyphomonas sp. genome includes a window with the following:
- a CDS encoding FAD-dependent oxidoreductase yields MQSPPPPPPPISSFTPKVAILGAGIIGLATAFELAVKRGVPVTIYDPAPMGRGASWAAAGMLAPAYEAAAEEGVHPHLFELCMEGAELWPDFSIDLAHAADTDSGYSGRPSLALAFDKAETAAMHKLARALDARGIAHEELPPATAHLLEPSIAPDLIGALQMPTDGQVDNRAVVRALIMALQRSPLATLRSEAAPLRSEGGRLTLEGHDLILAASGWNTAAIKVDENGEPLSLVNWDPALDQIDCYGGQMLSVAHGYGSPETTLRCGAIYIAPKADRVIIGATVEPGVATETPEPEAIAALHARAARLCPVLEDLPVIETWAGIRPGTPDRAPMIGATAAPNLFVAAGHYRNGILLAPITARIIADLMLCKPLKELHESFAPGRLCTAA; encoded by the coding sequence ATGCAATCGCCGCCTCCCCCCCCACCGCCGATTTCGAGTTTCACGCCGAAAGTCGCCATTCTTGGCGCGGGCATTATTGGCCTCGCGACCGCTTTCGAGCTGGCCGTAAAACGCGGCGTGCCGGTGACGATTTACGATCCCGCCCCGATGGGACGCGGCGCCAGTTGGGCCGCCGCCGGCATGCTCGCCCCGGCTTATGAGGCCGCCGCCGAAGAAGGCGTCCATCCCCACCTGTTCGAGCTCTGCATGGAAGGCGCTGAGCTGTGGCCGGATTTCTCCATCGATCTCGCCCACGCCGCCGACACCGATTCCGGATACAGCGGCCGGCCTTCCCTGGCGCTTGCCTTCGACAAGGCCGAGACAGCTGCCATGCACAAGCTGGCCCGCGCACTCGATGCCCGCGGCATTGCGCATGAGGAACTGCCGCCTGCCACCGCGCACCTGCTGGAACCATCGATTGCACCGGACCTGATCGGCGCATTGCAAATGCCGACCGACGGCCAGGTGGACAACCGCGCCGTCGTCCGGGCCCTGATCATGGCGCTGCAGCGCAGTCCGCTGGCGACGCTTCGCAGCGAAGCCGCGCCCCTGCGCAGCGAAGGCGGACGCCTCACCCTGGAAGGCCACGACCTGATCCTCGCTGCCAGCGGCTGGAACACCGCCGCCATAAAGGTGGACGAGAATGGCGAGCCGCTCAGCCTCGTAAACTGGGACCCGGCCCTCGACCAGATCGATTGCTATGGCGGTCAGATGCTGTCGGTCGCACATGGCTATGGCTCGCCGGAGACGACGCTACGATGCGGTGCGATCTATATCGCCCCCAAGGCAGACCGGGTGATCATCGGCGCGACGGTGGAACCGGGCGTTGCCACCGAAACGCCTGAGCCTGAAGCCATCGCCGCCCTGCACGCCCGCGCTGCGCGCCTCTGCCCGGTGCTGGAAGACCTGCCCGTGATCGAAACCTGGGCCGGTATCCGGCCCGGCACACCGGATCGCGCCCCGATGATCGGTGCAACCGCCGCGCCGAACCTGTTCGTGGCGGCAGGCCATTACCGCAATGGCATCCTGCTGGCACCCATCACGGCACGGATCATCGCAGACCTGATGCTGTGCAAGCCACTGAAAGAACTGCATGAGAGTTTCGCGCCCGGCCGCCTCTGCACGGCAGCCTGA